One region of Eleutherodactylus coqui strain aEleCoq1 chromosome 5, aEleCoq1.hap1, whole genome shotgun sequence genomic DNA includes:
- the ARRDC2 gene encoding arrestin domain-containing protein 2, giving the protein MIFEKVKRFAVELSGAVDEDGPPVFGGGDAVSGKVLLELLADARVESVKLHAGGYAKVHWTESRSAGSSTAYTQNYSDEVEYLSLRETLLQADDGSLTVLPAGRHEFPFTFQLPENLVTSFEGKHGCVRYWIKAKLHRPWSTVKKTKKEFTVIEPIDINTPDLLAPQAGTKEKMAHAWYCNLGQISVTAKIDRKGYTPGEVIPIFAEIDNCTSRTVVPKAAIIQSQTFIARGTLKQKKCVVATLAGDAVPAGKRETWHGRALKIPPLGPSIMQCRIIRVEYALKVCVEIPGASKLLLELPLVIGTIPLHPFGSRTSSVGSQYSVNMDWRYMTAPEQPEPPPEYSSLVSEEEVENRLAPPRHASMGCILEGPFFAYIQEFRNRPPPLYSEIDPNPPITDIRPRCMTC; this is encoded by the exons ATGATTTTCGAGAAGGTGAAGCGATTCGCTGTGGAGCTGTCCGGGGCGGTGGATGAGGACGGGCCCCCGGTGTTCGGTGGCGGGGACGCGGTGTCCGGGAAGGTGCTGCTGGAGCTGCTGGCTGACGCCCGGGTGGAGTCGGTGAAGTTGCACGCCGGCGGGTACGCCAAAGTCCACTGGACGGAGTCCCGCAGCGCCGGCTCCAGCACCGCCTACACCCAGAACTACAGCGACGAGGTGGAGTACCTGAGCCTGCGGGAGACGCTGCTGCAGGCAG aTGACGGCAGTCTTACTGTTCTACCGGCAGGAAGACACGAGTTTCCCTTCACCTTCCAGTTGCCTGA GAACCTGGTGACCTCCTTTGAAGGAAAGCATGGATGTGTTCGCTACTGGATCAAAGCCAAACTGCACCGTCCGTGGTCAACAGTCAAGAAGACCAAGAAGGAATTTACTGTgattgaacccattgatatcaacacTCCAGACCTGCTG GCTCCTCAGGCGGGCACTAAAGAGAAGATGGCACATGCCTGGTACTGCAACCTGGGACAAATCTCTGTCACTGCCAAGATTGACCGGAAGGGATATACTCCAG GTGAAGTAATCCCAATTTTTGCTGAGATTGACAATTGTACTAGTCGAACAGTTGTGCCTAAAGCTGCCATAATACAGTCTCAGACCTTTATTGCACGTGGTACATTGAAACAAAAGAAGTGTGTAGTGGCTACCTTGGCTGGAGATGCAGTACCTGCAGGGAAGCGAGAAACCTGGCATGGGAGAGCTCTGAAGATCCCTCCCCTCGGACCCTCTATTATGCAATGCCGAATTATTAGAGTGGAGTATGCTCTGAAG GTATGTGTGGAAATTCCTGGTGCCTCAAAACTGCTCTTGGAGCTACCATTGGTGATTGGAACGATTCCACTCCATCCTTTTGGAAGCCGCACGTCTAGTGTGGGTAGTCAGTACAGTGTTAATATGGACTGGCGGTATATGACCGCCCCAGAGCAACCAGAAC CTCCTCCTGAATATTCGTCTCTTGTGTCAGAAGAGGAAGTTGAGAACCGCCTAGCTCCTCCACGCCATGCTAGTATGGGCTGTATTCTGGAAGGACCGTTCTTTGCTTACATTCAGGAGTTCAGAAACAGACCCCCTCCTCTCTATTCTGAG ATCGATCCCAATCCACCCATCACAGATATACGTCCTCGTTGCATGACTTGTTGA